The following proteins are co-located in the uncultured Propionivibrio sp. genome:
- a CDS encoding DegT/DnrJ/EryC1/StrS aminotransferase family protein, translating into MDILPFTRPNIDEETIAAVADVLRSGWLTTGPKCRELESALSARAGGRPVRVVNSATAALEFGLRIGGVGPGDEVITTSLSWVATSNVILAVGATPVFVDIDPTTRLIDPDLIEAAITQRTRAIIPVDLAGLPVDRDRLYAIANKHKLRVIEDAAQSQGTYWNGRELGTFGDLVAFSFHPNKNMTTGEGGCLVMNNDEEARLFEKLRLQGVTRDNDGTYDCDVLGGKANLTDIAAAIGLGQIRQLDRLNARRRELARHYFKAFERLPVTLPPADFSNSNWHMFQILLSEKAAAQRGEIIRRLRDAGIATGVHYPAIHLTTLYRRQGLATQPLPHTESVAARILTLPLFPAMQDSDIERVATALRTVLRQLDPESMQA; encoded by the coding sequence ATGGATATCCTGCCCTTTACCCGACCCAATATCGATGAAGAGACCATCGCCGCCGTCGCTGACGTGCTGCGCTCAGGCTGGCTGACCACCGGCCCCAAATGCCGCGAGCTTGAGAGCGCGCTCTCCGCACGAGCCGGTGGCCGCCCCGTGCGCGTCGTCAATTCGGCCACCGCCGCGCTCGAGTTCGGCTTGCGTATCGGCGGCGTCGGTCCCGGCGACGAGGTCATCACAACGTCGCTCTCGTGGGTCGCAACCTCGAACGTCATTCTGGCTGTCGGCGCCACGCCGGTCTTCGTCGACATCGATCCGACGACCCGCCTGATCGACCCCGACCTGATCGAGGCGGCGATCACCCAACGCACGCGCGCGATCATTCCTGTCGACCTGGCCGGCCTGCCGGTCGACCGTGACCGGCTCTATGCCATCGCCAACAAGCACAAGCTGCGCGTTATCGAAGACGCCGCACAATCGCAAGGAACGTACTGGAACGGACGCGAACTTGGCACCTTCGGCGACCTCGTCGCTTTCAGTTTCCACCCGAACAAGAACATGACGACCGGCGAAGGCGGCTGCCTCGTCATGAACAACGATGAAGAGGCACGCCTGTTCGAGAAGCTCCGCCTGCAGGGCGTCACCCGCGACAACGACGGCACCTACGACTGCGACGTGCTCGGCGGCAAGGCCAACCTGACCGACATTGCAGCAGCAATCGGACTCGGACAGATCAGGCAACTCGATCGCCTCAACGCGCGCCGCCGCGAACTGGCGCGCCACTACTTCAAGGCATTCGAGCGATTGCCGGTGACGCTGCCGCCTGCCGATTTCTCGAACAGCAACTGGCATATGTTCCAGATCCTGCTGTCCGAAAAGGCTGCGGCCCAGCGCGGCGAAATCATCCGCCGCCTGCGCGACGCCGGCATCGCCACCGGCGTGCACTACCCGGCGATCCATCTGACCACGCTCTATCGCCGTCAGGGACTCGCCACGCAGCCGCTGCCGCATACTGAATCCGTGGCCGCGCGCATCCTGACGCTGCCACTCTTCCCGGCAATGCAGGACAGCGACATCGAACGCGTCGCCACGGCTTTGCGCACAGTGTTGCGCCAACTCGACCCGGAGAGCATGCAGGCATGA
- a CDS encoding SMR family transporter: MKILEFSLILLGVLLNAFAQLLLKAGVRQIGHFDFSVANIWPISTSLATNLPIIGGLSCYVVSVVVWIMALSRVEVSIAYPMLSIGYVVNAVLAYLLFGEAVGPQRLAGIAVIIVGVVIVAKS, translated from the coding sequence ATGAAAATCCTCGAGTTTTCCCTGATCCTTCTCGGTGTGCTGCTCAACGCCTTCGCCCAACTGCTGCTCAAGGCAGGCGTCCGCCAGATCGGCCATTTCGATTTCTCGGTAGCCAACATCTGGCCGATTTCGACCTCGCTTGCCACCAACCTGCCGATCATCGGCGGATTGAGCTGCTACGTCGTCAGCGTCGTCGTCTGGATCATGGCCCTGTCCCGCGTCGAAGTCAGCATCGCCTATCCGATGTTGTCGATCGGCTATGTCGTCAACGCTGTCCTCGCCTACCTGCTCTTCGGTGAAGCCGTCGGCCCGCAACGCCTGGCCGGCATCGCTGTCATCATCGTCGGCGTCGTCATTGTCGCGAAAAGTTAA
- a CDS encoding phospholipid carrier-dependent glycosyltransferase: MQFTQDTPSKTAQTAFWLAFVLAWLILLGTRALIHPDEGRYAMLSLGMLQSGDWVTPRLNGQLYFEKPALQYWAGAIAFKLFGINEFAARFWPGLTGLLSILAVGVTARRLWSNGHFAALVMAGTTWIAANSHFLNLDTGLSFFLTVALCAFVLAQQDDARPPAIRNAMWLAWAAMAGATLSKGLIGLVIPAGSLFCYSLVCWDWRPWRRMHWLSGLLILLLLCAPWFALVSLRNPEFARFFFIHEHFERFLTTVHGREAPFWFFVPVLLIGFMPWTSLLPRLVIDGLRRSSGDGFQTGRFLLIWALFVFAFFTKSSSKLPSYILPMFPALALLLGQSLANTRAAVLKKHLWLPLLLWGILACALPLTHFLPEDPGTPPTAYAFLATWLSIGGIVFLLCGALAWRALSREKAQAAIMLLCAGSLGGVLCASQGHDAIGRLKSSKDLVAQIQPYVHPDTEIFSVNVYEQTFPFYLQRPVILVNYEDEFAFGQRVEPTRSIASTEAFVSRWKAAPDAMAMMQEDTFNTLSQRGLPMKAVYRDIRRIVVVKQ; encoded by the coding sequence GTGCAATTCACCCAGGACACGCCTTCGAAAACCGCCCAGACCGCTTTCTGGCTGGCCTTCGTGCTGGCATGGCTGATCCTGCTCGGCACCCGCGCGCTGATCCACCCCGACGAGGGACGCTATGCGATGCTGTCGCTCGGCATGCTGCAAAGCGGCGACTGGGTCACGCCGCGCCTCAACGGCCAGCTCTACTTCGAAAAACCCGCCCTGCAGTACTGGGCCGGTGCCATCGCCTTCAAACTCTTCGGCATCAACGAATTCGCCGCGCGCTTCTGGCCGGGGCTGACCGGACTGCTGTCGATCCTGGCCGTCGGCGTGACGGCACGACGCCTCTGGAGTAACGGTCACTTCGCGGCGCTGGTGATGGCAGGCACAACCTGGATCGCAGCCAACAGTCATTTCCTCAACCTTGATACCGGCCTCAGCTTTTTCCTGACCGTCGCACTCTGCGCCTTCGTCCTCGCGCAGCAGGACGACGCGCGCCCACCGGCAATCCGGAACGCCATGTGGCTGGCCTGGGCTGCGATGGCCGGCGCAACCCTGTCCAAGGGCCTGATCGGCCTCGTCATCCCGGCCGGATCATTGTTCTGCTACAGCCTCGTCTGCTGGGACTGGCGCCCTTGGCGCCGCATGCACTGGCTGTCGGGACTGCTGATTCTGCTGCTTCTCTGCGCACCGTGGTTCGCGCTGGTCTCCTTGCGAAACCCGGAGTTCGCGCGCTTCTTCTTCATCCACGAGCATTTCGAGCGTTTCCTCACGACCGTCCACGGCCGCGAGGCACCCTTCTGGTTTTTCGTACCGGTACTGCTGATCGGTTTCATGCCCTGGACCTCGCTACTGCCGCGTCTTGTCATCGACGGCCTGCGCCGGTCCTCGGGCGACGGTTTCCAGACAGGACGATTCCTGCTGATCTGGGCGCTGTTCGTCTTCGCCTTCTTCACCAAGTCGAGTTCCAAACTGCCGTCCTACATCCTGCCGATGTTCCCGGCGCTCGCGCTGCTGCTCGGCCAGTCGCTCGCCAACACGCGCGCTGCCGTGCTCAAGAAACACCTGTGGCTGCCGCTCCTGCTCTGGGGAATCCTGGCCTGCGCCCTGCCGCTCACCCACTTCCTGCCGGAAGACCCGGGAACGCCGCCGACGGCCTACGCCTTCCTCGCGACCTGGCTCTCCATCGGCGGCATTGTCTTCCTGCTGTGCGGCGCCCTGGCCTGGCGAGCGCTGTCGCGTGAAAAAGCACAGGCAGCGATCATGCTTTTGTGCGCCGGCAGCCTCGGCGGTGTGCTCTGTGCCAGCCAGGGACACGACGCGATCGGCCGTCTCAAGAGCAGCAAGGATCTCGTCGCACAGATCCAGCCTTATGTCCATCCCGATACCGAAATATTCTCGGTCAACGTGTACGAACAGACCTTCCCCTTCTATCTGCAACGGCCCGTAATTCTGGTCAATTACGAGGACGAATTCGCCTTCGGTCAACGTGTCGAACCAACCCGGTCGATCGCCTCCACGGAGGCCTTCGTCTCTCGCTGGAAAGCCGCCCCGGACGCCATGGCGATGATGCAGGAAGACACCTTCAACACGCTGTCACAGCGCGGCCTGCCGATGAAAGCGGTATATCGCGACATTCGCCGGATCGTGGTGGTCAAACAATGA
- a CDS encoding WbuC family cupin fold metalloprotein: MRQITRDDLAALSAAATASPRRRANLNIHEHLDDPVQRLAIAMEPDTLVLPHRHPHTWELLFPLQGRFVVLSFDDAGQVTERRTLGEQTALIETPPGQWHAVLSLDAGGVIFEVKRGAYTPLTAADVRDWRQEDTPSQTRELLDWYARARAGDRFRD; the protein is encoded by the coding sequence ATGAGACAGATCACCCGCGATGATCTCGCTGCGCTGAGCGCCGCAGCCACCGCCTCGCCGCGTCGGCGCGCCAATCTCAACATCCACGAGCACCTCGACGACCCCGTCCAGCGCCTGGCGATCGCGATGGAGCCCGACACCCTTGTCCTCCCCCATCGCCATCCGCACACCTGGGAGTTGCTCTTTCCCTTGCAAGGGCGCTTTGTCGTACTGAGCTTCGACGACGCAGGCCAGGTCACCGAGCGCCGGACATTGGGCGAGCAAACCGCGCTCATCGAAACACCGCCTGGACAATGGCACGCCGTCCTGTCGCTCGATGCCGGTGGCGTCATTTTCGAAGTGAAGCGCGGCGCCTACACACCGCTCACCGCGGCTGACGTCCGCGACTGGCGCCAGGAGGACACACCGTCGCAGACACGGGAGCTGCTCGACTGGTACGCCCGGGCGCGTGCCGGCGACCGCTTCCGGGACTGA
- the rnr gene encoding ribonuclease R codes for MSIKKLSKVRKNDPHFSREAARYPLPLPSREYVVQVLADQGRPVSFDFLCDLLDVHKAERESFVRRLAAMEREAQLMRNRKGAYILPERASLIAGRVEGHADGYGFLVPDDGGDDLFLDAKQMTKVLHRDRALVRITGTDSRGRREAAIVEVLERANSRVVGRVVIEHGITLVAPENKRISQDILVVPDKKTEKKIKYKAGQVVMVDIIEQPSRHSQPIGRIVEVLGNYADPGMEIEIALRKHDLPFEFSPQAIEEVKALPVKVKSSEWKGRRDLRDLPLVTIDGETARDFDDAVFAEKKGRGWRLIVAIADVSHYVKPGMALDRDAMERGNSVYFPRRVIPMLPEKLSNGLCSLNPDVERLAMVCDMDINANGVIKAYEFYPAVFRSAARLTYTQVWGWLSGELQPDTALYQSLLPRLQALESVFRILLKARHKRGAIDFETVETMMLFDDQGKIANIVPVKRNDAHRLIEECMLAANVCASEFLESHEHPCLYRIHEGPTPEKLEGLRTFLKEFGLSLSGGESPSAKDYAKLMESIQGRPDVQLLQTVMLRSLRQAMYSPDNVGHFGLSYEHYTHFTSPIRRYPDLLVHRAIKAALEGKQYAPGKWDDIGLHCSMTERRADEATRDVTHWLKCYYMRDRIGEEFSGTIASVVPFGVFIALDSVYVEGLVHVSELGEDYFRFDGVKHEMLGERTGQRYRLGDRLFVRLVRADLETGRIDFVLAEPPPEQSVPGRAVAADEAPRKARRKRSA; via the coding sequence ATGTCAATAAAAAAACTGTCGAAAGTACGAAAAAATGATCCCCATTTCAGTCGCGAGGCTGCGCGTTATCCGCTGCCACTGCCGTCTCGCGAGTATGTCGTTCAGGTACTGGCCGATCAGGGCCGGCCGGTAAGCTTTGATTTTCTTTGCGATTTGCTCGATGTGCACAAGGCCGAGCGCGAGTCCTTTGTGCGCCGCCTGGCAGCCATGGAGCGTGAGGCGCAACTGATGCGCAACCGCAAAGGCGCCTACATCCTTCCCGAGCGGGCGAGCCTCATTGCCGGTCGTGTCGAGGGGCATGCCGATGGTTATGGCTTCCTCGTTCCGGACGACGGTGGCGATGATCTCTTTCTCGATGCCAAACAGATGACGAAGGTGCTGCACCGCGACCGTGCGCTGGTGCGCATTACCGGTACCGACAGCCGGGGTCGGCGCGAGGCGGCGATCGTCGAGGTGTTGGAGCGCGCCAACAGTCGTGTCGTCGGCCGGGTTGTTATCGAGCACGGCATCACACTGGTGGCGCCGGAGAACAAACGGATCAGCCAGGATATTCTGGTCGTTCCCGACAAGAAAACCGAAAAGAAGATCAAATACAAGGCCGGTCAGGTGGTGATGGTCGACATCATCGAGCAACCGAGCCGCCATTCTCAGCCGATCGGGCGCATCGTCGAAGTGCTCGGCAACTATGCCGATCCGGGAATGGAGATCGAGATTGCGCTGCGCAAACACGACTTGCCTTTCGAGTTCTCGCCACAGGCGATCGAGGAAGTCAAAGCCTTGCCGGTCAAGGTCAAGTCGTCGGAATGGAAAGGGCGGCGGGACTTGCGCGATCTGCCGCTGGTAACGATCGATGGGGAAACGGCGCGCGATTTTGACGACGCCGTGTTCGCCGAAAAGAAAGGGCGAGGTTGGCGCCTTATCGTCGCGATCGCCGACGTGAGTCATTATGTGAAGCCCGGCATGGCGCTCGATCGCGACGCCATGGAACGCGGCAATTCGGTTTATTTTCCGCGCCGCGTCATTCCGATGCTGCCGGAGAAGCTGTCGAACGGGCTGTGTTCGCTCAATCCCGATGTCGAGCGATTGGCCATGGTCTGCGACATGGATATCAATGCCAATGGCGTGATAAAGGCGTACGAATTCTATCCGGCGGTTTTCCGTTCAGCGGCGCGTCTGACCTACACGCAGGTATGGGGTTGGCTGTCAGGCGAACTGCAACCTGACACTGCACTGTACCAGAGCTTGCTGCCGCGCCTGCAGGCGCTGGAGTCCGTCTTCAGGATTCTGCTCAAGGCGCGCCACAAGCGCGGGGCCATCGATTTCGAGACGGTCGAGACGATGATGCTTTTCGACGATCAGGGCAAGATCGCCAATATCGTGCCTGTGAAGCGCAATGACGCGCACCGCTTGATCGAGGAGTGCATGCTGGCGGCCAACGTCTGTGCGTCCGAGTTTCTCGAAAGCCACGAGCATCCGTGTCTGTATCGCATTCACGAGGGGCCGACGCCGGAAAAGCTCGAGGGACTGCGCACTTTTCTCAAGGAGTTCGGACTGTCGTTGTCGGGCGGAGAGAGTCCGAGCGCCAAGGATTATGCCAAGTTGATGGAGAGCATCCAGGGCCGGCCGGACGTCCAGTTGTTGCAGACGGTCATGTTGCGTTCCCTGCGGCAAGCAATGTACAGCCCCGACAACGTCGGGCATTTCGGTCTGTCATACGAGCATTACACGCACTTTACGTCGCCTATCCGGCGCTATCCTGATCTGTTGGTGCATCGGGCGATCAAGGCGGCTCTCGAGGGCAAACAATACGCGCCCGGAAAATGGGATGACATCGGCCTGCATTGCTCAATGACCGAGCGACGTGCTGACGAGGCCACCCGAGACGTGACGCATTGGCTCAAGTGCTACTACATGCGCGATCGGATCGGCGAGGAATTCTCCGGAACGATTGCATCGGTCGTGCCCTTTGGCGTCTTTATCGCGCTCGATTCGGTCTATGTCGAGGGATTGGTGCATGTCTCCGAGCTCGGCGAGGATTATTTCCGCTTCGACGGCGTCAAGCATGAAATGCTCGGCGAACGTACCGGTCAACGTTATCGGCTCGGAGATCGCCTGTTCGTCCGCTTGGTGCGCGCCGATCTGGAGACCGGGCGCATCGACTTTGTTCTCGCCGAACCGCCGCCGGAGCAGTCTGTGCCGGGGAGGGCAGTGGCAGCAGATGAGGCGCCGCGCAAGGCGAGGCGCAAGCGTAGCGCTTGA
- the rlmB gene encoding 23S rRNA (guanosine(2251)-2'-O)-methyltransferase RlmB: MSSSSFIHGFHAITAKLRHQPGAIIEIFIDAGRNDARARDLLKHAELQGVRVMPVDAKRLAGMSGGDMRHQGVVARVTGEVRHVTLDDVLDTLEEPAFLLVLDGIQDPHNLGACLRVADAVGAHAVIAPKDRAVGLTQTAIKVASGAAESVPYITVTNLARTLRELKERDIWVIGTDAEGKDDLYTAQWPVATAWVLGAEGDGMRRLTRETCDQLVTIPMLGSVQSLNVSVATGVCLYEARRRR, encoded by the coding sequence ATGTCCAGTTCGAGCTTCATTCATGGCTTCCACGCCATCACCGCCAAGTTGCGCCACCAACCCGGGGCAATCATCGAAATCTTCATCGATGCCGGTCGCAACGATGCACGCGCTCGCGATTTGCTGAAGCATGCCGAGTTGCAGGGGGTGCGTGTCATGCCGGTCGATGCCAAGCGGCTGGCCGGCATGTCCGGTGGCGATATGCGCCATCAGGGTGTCGTTGCGCGTGTGACCGGCGAGGTTCGCCATGTCACGCTCGACGATGTGCTCGATACACTCGAAGAGCCGGCGTTCCTGCTGGTGCTCGACGGTATTCAGGATCCGCATAATCTTGGCGCCTGTCTGCGGGTTGCCGATGCGGTCGGCGCGCACGCGGTGATTGCGCCGAAGGATCGCGCGGTCGGATTGACACAGACGGCGATCAAGGTGGCGAGCGGCGCAGCCGAGAGCGTGCCGTACATCACCGTCACCAATCTTGCCCGCACGCTGCGCGAACTCAAGGAACGCGACATCTGGGTGATCGGCACCGATGCAGAAGGCAAGGATGACCTCTATACGGCGCAATGGCCGGTGGCGACCGCCTGGGTGCTTGGCGCCGAAGGCGATGGCATGCGGCGGCTGACGCGCGAGACCTGTGACCAGCTCGTAACGATCCCGATGCTGGGGTCGGTGCAGAGCCTTAACGTTTCGGTCGCGACCGGCGTCTGCCTGTATGAGGCGCGCCGTCGTCGCTGA
- a CDS encoding methyl-accepting chemotaxis protein has protein sequence MSSLPLRASWFEDRSIATKINIVTIALFLVVFGICGALLSGFLSKRLEQSATENLKASNIQIIRMIEAFSTELEKSAQMLGGAFSIEVADALVRNDNTAMDRAVESFSTATGSIATIFVREGEDFIRKSTSLRNTEGKRVLGTTLDRESPAFKAIASGQPYTGRATLFSKNYMTRYIPIRNSANTIVGAAFIGIDFTEALNALKKQIRETKVGDTGYVFVVERKGDVGRAIVHPSLEGQSILDVKADGGRFIVREMLEQGQGVIRYRPSDTNLRQQDKVAVFNAFDHWNWVVVSGSFLDEFTADASAVIKALILSCLGTVLVIAIAIQMITGIWLRKPLSELGSIFSKISGGDLRVAILVRNNDEVGQLLSACRSMCEQLRTMVAGIQSGMHELSTNAESLSKTAEEVAIGSHDQSNESMSLASAIEELATSIEQMSSHSEKTQEIVRKSDAVSRNGAAVISDAVESMNSIAGAVREAAEVVSRLGTEAEKITQVVAVIREIAEQTNLLALNAAIEAARAGESGRGFAVVADEVRKLAERTTIATTEIGATIQHIQSGTNEAVASMRAGVAQVDTGVALAGKAGACIGEMQDGAAQVGRAVVGISDGLREQTTVSENVARNVEEIAQQAESNLARARQLADSSAHMQKIAADTLHSVKRFEI, from the coding sequence ATGAGTTCCCTGCCCCTTCGCGCATCCTGGTTCGAAGATCGCTCGATCGCAACCAAGATCAACATCGTCACGATTGCCTTGTTCCTGGTGGTATTCGGCATCTGTGGCGCCCTGCTTTCCGGTTTTCTATCCAAGAGACTTGAGCAATCGGCAACTGAAAATCTGAAGGCGTCGAATATTCAGATCATCAGGATGATCGAAGCCTTTTCGACCGAACTTGAGAAATCGGCACAAATGCTGGGCGGTGCATTTTCTATTGAGGTTGCGGATGCCCTGGTCCGGAACGACAACACAGCGATGGACAGGGCCGTTGAATCTTTTTCCACCGCAACCGGCAGCATCGCCACGATCTTTGTCCGCGAAGGCGAGGACTTCATTCGCAAAAGCACGAGCTTGCGCAACACGGAAGGCAAACGTGTACTCGGAACAACCCTTGATCGAGAGTCGCCGGCGTTCAAGGCCATCGCGAGCGGTCAACCCTATACCGGCCGTGCCACGCTGTTTTCCAAGAACTACATGACGCGCTACATACCGATCCGGAACAGTGCAAACACGATCGTTGGCGCAGCATTCATTGGTATCGACTTTACCGAAGCGCTGAACGCGCTCAAGAAGCAGATCCGGGAAACCAAAGTCGGCGACACCGGATATGTCTTCGTCGTCGAAAGGAAAGGCGATGTTGGTCGGGCCATCGTTCACCCATCGCTCGAAGGGCAGTCGATCCTCGACGTCAAAGCCGACGGCGGCCGTTTCATCGTGCGTGAGATGCTTGAACAAGGACAAGGCGTCATCCGCTACCGGCCAAGCGATACGAACCTGAGACAGCAGGACAAAGTGGCAGTATTCAACGCCTTCGATCATTGGAACTGGGTCGTGGTCTCCGGCAGCTTTCTTGACGAATTCACGGCCGACGCCAGCGCCGTCATCAAGGCCCTGATCCTCAGTTGCCTCGGGACCGTGCTGGTCATTGCCATCGCCATCCAAATGATCACCGGCATCTGGTTACGCAAGCCGCTCAGCGAACTTGGCAGCATCTTCTCGAAAATATCGGGCGGCGATCTGAGGGTAGCAATCTTGGTGCGCAACAACGACGAAGTTGGGCAACTGCTCTCCGCATGCCGATCGATGTGCGAACAACTGCGCACGATGGTCGCGGGGATCCAGAGCGGAATGCACGAACTCTCGACGAATGCCGAATCCCTGTCGAAAACAGCGGAAGAAGTCGCCATCGGATCGCACGACCAAAGCAACGAATCGATGTCCCTGGCTTCCGCCATCGAAGAACTTGCAACCAGCATCGAGCAGATGTCGAGCCACTCGGAAAAAACGCAGGAAATCGTTCGAAAATCCGACGCTGTTTCCCGTAACGGCGCTGCCGTCATTTCCGATGCTGTCGAATCGATGAACTCGATCGCCGGGGCCGTGCGCGAAGCCGCCGAAGTGGTTTCTCGACTCGGTACCGAAGCGGAAAAAATCACGCAGGTCGTCGCGGTGATCCGCGAAATCGCCGAACAAACCAATCTGCTGGCGCTCAACGCGGCCATCGAAGCCGCGCGTGCCGGAGAATCCGGCCGCGGGTTCGCGGTCGTTGCCGATGAAGTCAGGAAACTGGCCGAGCGCACGACCATCGCCACAACGGAGATCGGGGCGACCATTCAGCATATTCAGAGCGGAACGAACGAAGCGGTCGCCAGCATGCGGGCCGGCGTCGCCCAGGTCGACACCGGCGTCGCGCTCGCCGGCAAGGCGGGCGCCTGCATCGGCGAAATGCAGGACGGCGCTGCGCAGGTCGGACGGGCTGTCGTCGGTATTTCGGACGGGTTGCGCGAGCAAACGACGGTCAGCGAGAACGTCGCACGCAACGTCGAAGAAATTGCCCAGCAAGCCGAAAGCAACCTGGCGCGTGCTAGACAACTGGCGGATTCCTCTGCCCATATGCAGAAAATCGCCGCCGATACCTTGCACAGCGTGAAACGATTCGAGATCTGA
- a CDS encoding SET domain-containing protein has product MIFKVTPKRSGLHGKGLFAAKDLSAGERLIEYKGIRYEKGVVPNMDIDGLTKFLGLSDGSGIDGTGWAALANHGCNPNSELRESESRGRLRAWLYALRDIKQGEEILWDYRLEVTSTKEAYSLWSCACGADDCRGTMANPERLRKRKR; this is encoded by the coding sequence ATGATTTTCAAGGTAACCCCAAAAAGAAGCGGCCTTCACGGGAAGGGGCTATTCGCCGCGAAAGACCTCAGCGCTGGCGAAAGACTGATCGAGTACAAAGGCATACGCTACGAAAAGGGCGTCGTTCCGAACATGGATATCGACGGCCTCACCAAATTCCTGGGGCTGTCGGACGGTTCCGGAATCGACGGTACCGGCTGGGCAGCATTGGCCAATCACGGATGCAATCCGAACAGCGAACTCAGGGAAAGCGAAAGCCGCGGAAGACTTCGTGCATGGCTCTATGCACTGAGAGACATCAAACAGGGCGAGGAAATCCTTTGGGACTATCGCCTGGAAGTCACCTCGACAAAGGAAGCGTATTCCCTCTGGTCATGCGCGTGCGGCGCCGACGATTGTCGCGGCACCATGGCAAATCCTGAGCGACTCAGGAAACGCAAGCGCTGA
- a CDS encoding phage/plasmid replication protein, giving the protein MDTVLSSFFPLLLSGHDTIEAAYSLAPSKNCALDYELLAAEKEALRLSKVRRPKAIRLGSEEFLLAGHGTASGYPFLIENEVFSIQFGEFNKPNFFVTYRSFALWQYGAAKLHRRFLDWAESLGLVPYQSESLSRVDLTFDYRVDVIDFDEDSFVTMAAKDNQHRKNRKVQTFRFGEGGLVLRVYNKVDEIEEKSAKTWFFDLWGVSENVWRIEWQVRKEWLRRFGIRTFADLEERQGDLLRFLANDHTTLRLKTEDSNRSRWPMHPLWQGLQEQVNQMPGLGIIRELDPEALLNAREIRLAVSVYGYAKRLAAVRGIKLNTSEIGFEETLKYLCRKLENVHDPLTWEHDVERRYNEMRLGQW; this is encoded by the coding sequence ATGGATACCGTTCTTTCTTCTTTCTTCCCGTTGCTCCTCTCTGGTCACGACACCATCGAGGCGGCGTACAGCCTTGCTCCATCAAAGAATTGTGCGCTGGATTACGAACTGCTCGCGGCTGAAAAGGAAGCGTTGCGCCTCTCCAAAGTTCGCCGGCCTAAAGCGATTCGGCTTGGGAGTGAGGAATTTTTGTTGGCGGGGCACGGAACAGCAAGCGGATATCCGTTCCTGATCGAGAATGAGGTTTTCAGCATCCAGTTCGGCGAATTCAATAAACCGAACTTCTTTGTCACTTACCGCAGCTTCGCACTCTGGCAGTACGGTGCGGCCAAGCTGCACCGCCGGTTCCTCGATTGGGCGGAATCTCTTGGGTTGGTGCCGTACCAATCGGAAAGCCTCTCGCGCGTTGATCTGACCTTTGACTATCGGGTCGATGTGATCGACTTTGACGAAGACAGTTTCGTCACGATGGCGGCAAAGGATAATCAGCACCGAAAAAATCGCAAAGTCCAAACCTTCCGCTTCGGTGAGGGCGGCTTGGTGCTCCGCGTTTATAACAAGGTGGATGAGATCGAGGAGAAGAGCGCCAAAACGTGGTTCTTCGATCTGTGGGGCGTGAGCGAGAATGTCTGGCGCATTGAATGGCAAGTGAGGAAGGAATGGCTGCGCCGGTTTGGCATTCGCACCTTTGCCGATTTGGAAGAGCGTCAGGGCGATCTGCTGCGTTTCCTCGCCAACGATCACACCACCTTGCGCCTCAAAACCGAGGACAGCAATCGTTCGCGCTGGCCGATGCATCCTCTCTGGCAGGGCCTTCAGGAGCAAGTGAATCAGATGCCCGGCTTGGGCATCATCCGTGAACTTGATCCTGAAGCCTTGCTCAACGCACGGGAAATCCGCCTTGCGGTTTCTGTTTATGGGTATGCCAAGCGATTGGCGGCGGTGCGCGGCATCAAGCTCAACACGTCGGAGATCGGATTCGAGGAAACGCTCAAATATCTCTGCCGCAAGTTGGAGAACGTTCACGATCCTTTGACATGGGAACACGACGTCGAACGGCGCTATAACGAAATGAGGCTCGGGCAATGGTGA